Within the Oncorhynchus kisutch isolate 150728-3 linkage group LG13, Okis_V2, whole genome shotgun sequence genome, the region TAACATGAGCCACTATACCCAAACATACTcagtggacagtttattaggtacactcatctagtactgggtcggaCCCCTTTTGCTTCTAGAACAGCttgaattctttggggcatggacACATTGATCAATTGGtatcaaaataaaatgttattggtcacatacacatttagcagcTATTATTGCGGGTGTttggcgaaatgcttgtgttcctagctccaacagtgtagtagtatctaacaatacacacacggggtgaacaggccgtggctcgggtgctTCATGttattgatgatctttttggccttcctgtgacatcgggcgctgtaggtatcctggagggcaggtagtttgcccttggtgatgcattgggcagactgcacctccctctggagagccctgcggttgcgggcgtagcaattgccataccaggcggtgatacagcccgacaggatactctcaattgtgcatctgtaaaagtttgagggttttaggggccaagccaaatttcttaagcctcctgaggttgaagaggtgctgttgcgccttcaccgCATTgtctgtgggtggaccatttcagatcgacAGTGATGAGTACGCCTGGGAACTTGAAGctttacaccttctccactgcggtcccgttggtgtggataggggcatgctccctctgctgtttcctgaagtccataatCAGCTCCTTGGTTTTGATGacgtgagaggttattttcctggcaccactctcccagggccctcacctcctccctttagggctgtcttgtcattgttggtaatcaggcctactaatgTTATCATCTGCAAACtttattgagttggaggcgtgcatggccacgcagtcattggtgaacagggagaacaggagggggctgagcacgcaaccttgtggggcccctgtgttgaggatcagcgaagtggaggtgttgtttcctaccttcaccacctggagggcggcccgtcaggaagtccaggacccagttgcaaagggcggggttcagacccagggccccgagcttaattaTGAGCTTGTtttgtactatggtgttgaatgctgagctatagtcactgaacagcattcttacataggtattcctcttgtgcaGATGGGATAGTgaagtgtgatggcgattgcatcgtctgtggatctattgaaaTGGTAAGAAAGTGGGTCTTGGTGGGTCTTGGTGTAAGGTagaagtgatatgatccttaactagcctctcaaagcacttcatggaacaacggtggacatcttgaagcaagtggggacagcagacagggatcgggagagattgaatatgtctgtaaacactccagtcagctggtctgcacatgctctgaggacatggctagggatgccgtctgggcctgcagccttgtgagggttaacacgcttaaatgtcttacgtcGGCAATGGAGAAGGAGgacccacagtccttggtagggGATCGCGTCGGGGGCAGTGTTTTATCCTATATACTCtatacttttctgctcttctgcacaccaatatctctacctgtacatgaccatctgatcttttatcactccagtgttaatctgcaaaattgtaattatttgcctacctcctcatgccttttgcacacattgtatatagacccccccttcgttttctactgtgttattgacttgttaattgtttactccatgtgtaactctttgttgtatgctcacactgctatgctttatcttggccaggtcgcagttgcaaatgagaacttgttctcaactagcctacctggttaaataaaggtgaaataaaaaaaataaaaaaaaaataaaatcctcaaagcgggcgaaggtgtttagcttgtccagaaGCAAGGTCAAGTGACCTTACGTGTGCcaagaaaacattccccacaccattccGCCACCATCCTGTACCATTGACACAGAGCCATAGACTTGTGCGGCTTACTcgaaatcctgactctgccatcaggatgacgcaacaggaaccgggattcgtcagaccaggcaaagtttttccactcctcaatcgtccagtgttggtgattgcaTGCCCAGTGGAgcctcttcttcttgtttttagcggATAGGAAAGCTGCTATAGCCCATtcgtgacaaggaccgacgagttgtACATTCCGAGATGCGTCcaggtgtccacattcttttagtcatgtagtgtatgtgttatTGGTTGTTGAGTCAATTAGACCATGGCCATTTCAAGTTTATTTTTCTAGCTGGCTAACTCCTTTATCTTTCTTTGTAGTTTACCCCTCACTTCAGTAACGCAACACATATCCTCtcacagtgtggtgccagggcaacaacctcaccctcaatgtgagcaagacaaaggagatgatcatggactacaggaaaaggagggccgaaagcccccattcacattgacggggctgtagtggagcgggtcgagaatttcaagttccttggtgtccacatcaccaacaaactcatggtccaaacacaccaagaaagtcatgaagagggcatgtcAACGCCCTTTCCCTCTCAGGAGaaagaaaagatttggcatgggtccccagaacctcaaaaagttctacagctacaccatcgagagcatcctgatcgtttgcttcaccacctggtatggcaactgcttggcatccgactgtaaggcgctacattgtgtacagcccagtacataactggggccaagcgtcttgccatccaggacctatagacTAGGCATGTCAGAGGAAGGGCCAAAAAATTgtgaaagactccagtcacccaagtcatagactgttctctctgccaccGCACGGCAAGAtgcaccggagtgccaagtcgaggtccaaaaggctctttaacagcttctaccccaagccataagactgctgaacaattgatAAAATGGCCCCCCggattatttacattgaccccccccacacctttgtttttacactgctgctacttgctgttaattatctatgcagtcactttacctctacctacttGTACAAATGATCTCTTTAGTAAATATTTTgttaactatttcttgaactgcattgttggttaagggcttgtaagtaagcatttcaatgtaaggtctacaccggttgtatttggcacgtgtgacaaaaaacatttgatttgaattcaacACAAATACAACAAACTAGTAAAGTTTtacacattttatttcacctgtaACAAAACAAGTTAAAGTTAAATATACAAACTTTTCTCTAACATTCTTTCTTTGGCCAAACAATTCTCATTAATATTAAATATACAGTGTATTGAACACATTCACTAGGTAGAAAAACAATTAATGTACAAGATCTAATAGTTAAGCATAGTTTTGCAATCCATAACGGTAATTTACTTATTTGGTAGGCTCGGGGATTCAGAAAGAGTCTATCTAAGCCTCTAGTTGTTCACAGATTTGACTTCTACATTTCTGTACCTTGCTCCACACTTTGGAGGTTGCCACAGAAAGAGCGGACAGTtgccaccactacaaccacatgCAAAGAGGTTGATCTTGTCTTGTCAGTAGTTTAAAGCACAGTTGTAAACAATAATATGAGTATAATCTTCAATAAGTAAGAGTTGATCAAATGTAAATGAGTAAAAACCCTGCTATCATTCATCACACATTAAACTGCCAATAACAATGTAATCTCAAGTGGACCTGAATGAAATATGAAACTGTAAGTCAAGAAACTTTAAACATGTCAAACAACTTTAGTTTTTAAAGAATTCAAAATGTAATTAATTGCATTGATGTGCATTGAAGTCTTCAGTGAACAGTATCACAGTGAATGAGTTCCCATCTAATGACGAAATAGCTTATTCTACAGTGTCTTTAAGGCAAGAGTTTATTCTGGGCAGAGGACGAAGAAACGGTGCTGAAAACACTGCATGTGTAACATCACTGCTGTGACAGACTCCCATCTGCCAACAGGGCACCTTCTTAGTGGCCAGGTGTCGACGGGCGTGCTTGGCCAGGTGGTCGCTACGCATGAAGCGGCTGTGGCACATGGGGCAGGCGAAACGCTTCTCTCCCGTGTGGATTCTACGGTGGCGTGATAGCTCATCGGATCGAGCGAAGCGTCTCTCACAGCCTTCCCACCTGCATTTGAAAGGTTTCTCACCTGAGCAGAACACATAGAGGAAAGACTAGTGTtacagcaggacacacacacagtcagccatACAGGCTAAGAGGGTGATTACCTGACCTTGTTGTTACGGTATGTAAGGAGGTCTTTGAACGTTGTGGCTTTAGTGCAATTACAGCACCAATAAGGTAGCAAGAGGAAGCCAAAGAAaagaacacaaaaaaaaaaatgagatAAACTCTGTTGTTATTCCTACAATATGTAATGCTTGTGTTACTTGTAAACAAAAAGGCCACTACCTGAATTTGTAACATTTCAACCACACTCCCCACAAGCCCTGTCTTACCTGTGTGAGTCCTCATGTGAGCCTTGAGGTGGGAGCTCTTAAAGTAGGTCTTGCCACAGTCCTCGTGGGGGCAGATATGGCTGCGGACTCTGGACACCTCAGCAGGCTGTAGGCTGCTCCGCTGGACCACTGAGGTAAAGCCTGGCGCTGGGGCGATGGCTGGCAGCTTGGTGCCACCAGATGTCAGCACTGACGGCTGGATCCCGACAACTGGCCGGGGAACCAAGAAGATGATAGGGCCCTTTGTCACCTGGTCACCCAtgaagaagactgaaggaggaccAACTGTTGCTGACTGTTGTTGGTGACTGGTTGCCGCCACCATGGTGGTGGTAACCATTGGAATATGACTGTTCGTTGCAATTGGCACAGCAGGTAGTATCTGGCAATAAACCGGAACAGGAGAAACCCTACAGTTGACAGGGGACACCGATGTAGGTTGGTGGAATTTACCAACAGAGGCTGGCAGAGTTACAGTAACTGGAGCCTGGATGGCAGCCGGTTCAGCAGAGGAGTCAAGGGGTGTCATGTTCCCTTTGGAGCCCCTGCCAGATAGCCTATCTGCCAGGGGGTTGTTGATGCTGTCTGGGcttggctggggctggggaggcAGGGGTTGGTTTAGTCTTTGCTCCAGGGGGGCGGCTGGACAGATGCTCCAGCTGCAGTGCTGTGCGTCTGCAGTGTGACGGATCACACTGGTGGCCTGTGATCGGGGCTGGCTGACCATCTGTGACTGTGTCAAGCCCTGCTGTGCTGGCTGTGGGTTATGTCTCTGGCACCAGGAGGTCTGTACTGTCTCTGGAGCAGGATGACTGTGAATGGCCTCAAAGTTTGGCGGGCTGTATGGCGGGGTTATACACTGAGACGGGAGGGGGGGGAAAAACCTGAAGTGGTTACGAAACGATATAATCTCTACATTGTGTGAGgttatatttattacatttcaCTTAGTATGGAGGATTATCACAGTGAATGAATGTGACAACACACACAAGTAACACAGGAAATTTACCAGAGACTCACAAACCTCAGCCGGGTCAAATGAGAGATGAGAGTCATCCTCTGAGAAGTCAGGGGAAGGGGTCAGAGGTCGGAACTGTCTATGCTTGAAGCTCCTGGAAGTCCTGGCTTTCCAGTGGGTGTTCATAAACATAAGAGCCTCCACCGCCTCCATGTCTCCCACGGCCATAGGGTGACACTGGGACTCTTCATGGTTCTGACTGCCAGGATAGTACAGCTCATCAACTTCCACGGTGTCACTCTGTTAACAGATAAAggaatgtacactgagtgtaaaaaacattaagaacacctgctctttccatgatattgactgatcaggtgaatccaagtgaaagctacgatctcttattaatgtcacttgttaaatccacttcaatcagcgtagatgaaagggaggagacaggttaaagaaggttttttaagccttgagataattgagacatggattgtttatATGTGCCATTCaagtgggcaagacaaaatatttcagtgcctttgaacggggtatggtagtaggtgccaggcgcaccggtttgtgtcaagaaatgcaacgctgctgggtttttcatgctcaacagtttcccgtgtgtattaagaatggtccaccatccaatggacatccagccaacttgacacagttgtgggaagcattggaggctacatgggccagcatccctgataCAGGACCATTGAGGCCCAGTTCGCTACTTTTGTGGgaaaattatatatatttgttttattccgATTTTTCAGgcggtgctgcagcaccctcagcacccctacttacCGTGGCTTTGGTTGtgaggggaaaagggggggggtgcaactcaatattaggaaggtgttcctaatgtttggtatactcatgTATCTCATCATAATGTCATGTACCTAGTCCCTGTGATCCATAATTATCCTTTCTCTAAAGACATACAAGCTCATTAGACATTAGTTGAAAGGTGATATTATAAATGTCAAAAGTTTAAAGTGAAATATGAAATTATATTTGTCAATTACTTTTCCGTCCATAAAGAAGCAAAGAAAATTATGATTGGACCAACTGTCATTATTCTTCAGCTAGTTAGTAAACACAATGCTCATGCTGTGTCAGTAGCTTTTCTCTATACACTTCAGTAAATCTTTAGATACCTTACATAATTGATTTACTTGTCAACCAATACTAACAGAATATGTAAATCAGGGATTGTCAACTGGCCTATTTGTAGGCTTCAGGATCATAGTAAAATGtcaaaatttggttgtgcatcagcagtttttccttgatatgtcagtcactgacagttaCTCAATTAGcaatgtcagctaacaattttttgaatgttaagttagtctagccaACTATCTAAacgtagtaatcatggccgaataccaACTGGGTACAGAaggcacgtgcccaggggccctaACCTCCAGGGGGcctccattgattttgttagtcactctcactcagatatcatataaaCATAGCATTAGTCATTGCaaactgtgtagaattgcaggaaattcacTTTAAAACTGCTCAAATCTCTCTCCGCCCTATTgaaaaatgagtagaattgcatgaaatttgttAGAAAATGTTGACAATTTCTCTCTGCCCTATGAGAAATGTGTtgcagaaaacttgctttaaaactgcaacatttagtctatgtttttatttaactaggcaactcagttaaaaacaaattcttattttacaatgactgctgagccaattgtgcgccaccctatgggactgctgatcacggctggttgtgatacagcccaggatcgaaccagggtctggagtgacgcctctagcactgagatagaccactgcgccactaagGAGCCCCTTTGTGCAACGGCAAACTGTATATAATTGCaataaattaactttaaaactaaaaaaatgtatcTCTGCTGTCAAGTAAACAAGTAACATGTTTTGCTCGCATAGGGCCCCGAAAAGGCTAGGGCCAGCCCTGGCTACTGGTATAATACATTTACTATAGTGAAGAGAGTTCAGTCATTTAACTTCACAAATGGATTGATTGCTCAAATCAgttgactgcatgtgtgggtatggatgtggttACGCAGACCCGCCAGCCCCTGCGGCCCCTCATGAGGAGTTCAGaatttgtgcccccccccccccccccccccccccccacatccaaAAAATTCAACTAAAACTCAACATCCACTTATTATTACTAAACAGATCTCAAAAAGTTCTGTTTACATTCTAAACGTATTTCAAAGCGATAGAtgcgctttaaaaaaaaaaaacatttcatcaTCTAACATCACCCTAACGTTAGTGGTTTCCTAAAAGCCTTCAGTGAGAATGAGGATTGTAGCTACTTACATTGTTGTGGCGCTCGACAAAGGACGACATACATTTTCTCATATTCGAAGACAATGTATCGAATGTAACGTCACTGTGCTAATGAAGTGATGTGTGACAGTCGGACTTGTGGTAAATGTTACAATATATGTTTCTCTTTTCCTTTTTCTAGTTCCATTCAGCCATAATTTCAAATACAGTGGATACAGAGGGGCCGGTCTCTactttcagccaatcagacacAAAGGTGTGCAAGAAAGGAACCAATAGGAGAAGAATCAACGCGTGATCAGGGGCTGATGTGGTCCGTGGAAACAGCGTGGTACACAACAGCATCAGCGTGTGAAAATAACGCTGCGAATCCTCCTATCCGGAGTTCAATGAGGGACATAAAACCCCTAACATGACTAATTGCCGAATTTTGAAAGTTCTCCGTTTTTCCAGTCTATTGAACTACATCTGATGATACTTTTgttgttatattatattacatccCCCCCACATCCAAAAAATTCAACTAAAACTCAACATCCACTTATTATTACTAAACAGATCTCAAAAAGTTCTGTTTACATTCTAAACGTATTTCAAAGCGATAGAtgcgctttaaaaaaaaaaaacatttcatcaTCTAACATCACCCTAACGTTAGTGGTTTCCTAAAAGCCTTCAGTGAGAATGAGGATTGTAGCTACTTACATTGTTGTGGCGCTCGACAAAGGACGACATACATTTTCTCATATTCGAAGACAATGTATCGAATGTAACGTCACTGTGCTAATGAAGTGATGTGTGACAGTCGGACTTGTGGTAAATGTTACAATATATGTTTCTCTTTTCCTTTTTCTAGTTCCATTCAGCCATAATTTCAAATACAGTGGATACAGAGGGGCCGGTCTCTactttcagccaatcagacacAAAGGTGTGCAAGAAAGGAACCAATAGGAGAAGAATCAACGCGTGATCAGGGGCTGATGTGGTCCGTGGAAACAGCGTGGTACACAACAGCATCAGCGTGTGAAAATAACGCTGCGAATCCTCCTATCCGGAGTTCAATGAGGGACATAAAACCCCTAACATGACTAATTGCCGAATTTTGAAAGTTCTCCGTTTTTCCAGTCTATTGAACTACATCTGATGATACTTTTgttgttatattatattacatccgtttacacacattatattgttattactttctttttttaaaacattcttttttttaaagtcaagAAGACTTGACCTTTAAAGACTAAATGCAATATTATATTGcagactggtctcatagactagacataatatagtaaacgtaaatccggGATACCAAATTTGTATGATatattacatttggtatggttgcATAAAACAGCAGGAGGGTGGTTGGGTAGGTGTATAACATGAACATCTAGCAACTCAAAGATTGTGTGTTCAAAACCCATGATGGATCTCttcagcattttagctaattaccaactttgcaactacttactactttttagctactttgcaactacttagcatgttagctaaccattcccctaaccacaacccttttagctaaccctttcccaaaccttaacccttttagctaactcctaaccttaacccctaacccctagagctaacgttagccagctagctaacgttggccTTAGTACCcacctagctaactttagccacaacaaattggaattcgtaacatatcatactttaAGCAAATTCCAAAcattgtacattttgcaaattcagAACATGttgtatgaattgcaattcataacaTTACATATGaagtgtaattcataacatatcgtttgaaatggatgatggacatccacaaatgaacaCATACCATACGTAagatatcatactaaatggattgTCTCTGATTTACAAACAGATACAGAATAATactaaatgctctgagaccacatTGCATATACAATATCTGATTTGGATATCTGGTTTCCAACAACAGGAgagttgctggtttgaatcccagctgACAGGAACAATCTGGTGGGAGTTCAAGTGTTCCTGTCATTgtccccttgagcaaggcacttaactctaccTGCTACAGACAAAAGCTCTTTTACATTATTCCCTTTAACCTCAAGGGATTTAAACAGGGATAGATAAAGGCTAAATtgtatttatctaggcaagtcagttaagaaaacatttttatttacaatgacggcctaccagggaaggttaactgccttgttcaggggcagaacgatagatttttaccttgtcagctcagggatttgattcagcaacctttcgggtaCTGGCCCagcgctgtaaccactaggctacctgccaccccaatgtg harbors:
- the LOC109901874 gene encoding Krueppel-like factor 10 isoform X2 translates to MRKCMSSFVERHNNSDTVEVDELYYPGSQNHEESQCHPMAVGDMEAVEALMFMNTHWKARTSRSFKHRQFRPLTPSPDFSEDDSHLSFDPAEVCESLCITPPYSPPNFEAIHSHPAPETVQTSWCQRHNPQPAQQGLTQSQMVSQPRSQATSVIRHTADAQHCSWSICPAAPLEQRLNQPLPPQPQPSPDSINNPLADRLSGRGSKGNMTPLDSSAEPAAIQAPVTVTLPASVGKFHQPTSVSPVNCRVSPVPVYCQILPAVPIATNSHIPMVTTTMVAATSHQQQSATVGPPSVFFMGDQVTKGPIIFLVPRPVVGIQPSVLTSGGTKLPAIAPAPGFTSVVQRSSLQPAEVSRVRSHICPHEDCGKTYFKSSHLKAHMRTHTGEKPFKCRWEGCERRFARSDELSRHRRIHTGEKRFACPMCHSRFMRSDHLAKHARRHLATKKVPCWQMGVCHSSDVTHAVFSAPFLRPLPRINSCLKDTVE
- the LOC109901874 gene encoding Krueppel-like factor 10 isoform X4 is translated as MRKCMSSFVERHNNSDTVEVDELYYPGSQNHEESQCHPMAVGDMEAVEALMFMNTHWKARTSRSFKHRQFRPLTPSPDFSEDDSHLSFDPAECITPPYSPPNFEAIHSHPAPETVQTSWCQRHNPQPAQQGLTQSQMVSQPRSQATSVIRHTADAQHCSWSICPAAPLEQRLNQPLPPQPQPSPDSINNPLADRLSGRGSKGNMTPLDSSAEPAAIQAPVTVTLPASVGKFHQPTSVSPVNCRVSPVPVYCQILPAVPIATNSHIPMVTTTMVAATSHQQQSATVGPPSVFFMGDQVTKGPIIFLVPRPVVGIQPSVLTSGGTKLPAIAPAPGFTSVVQRSSLQPAEVSRVRSHICPHEDCGKTYFKSSHLKAHMRTHTGEKPFKCRWEGCERRFARSDELSRHRRIHTGEKRFACPMCHSRFMRSDHLAKHARRHLATKKVPCWQMGVCHSSDVTHAVFSAPFLRPLPRINSCLKDTVE
- the LOC109901874 gene encoding Krueppel-like factor 10 isoform X6, which encodes MRKCMSSFVERHNNSDTVEVDELYYPGSQNHEESQCHPMAVGDMEAVEALMFMNTHWKARTSRSFKHRQFRPLTPSPDFSEDDSHLSFDPAEVCESLCITPPYSPPNFEAIHSHPAPETVQTSWCQRHNPQPAQQGLTQSQMVSQPRSQATSVIRHTADAQHCSWSICPAAPLEQRLNQPLPPQPQPSPDSINNPLADRLSGRGSKGNMTPLDSSAEPAAIQAPVTVTLPASVGKFHQPTSVSPVNCRVSPVPVYCQILPAVPIATNSHIPMVTTTMVAATSHQQQSATVGPPSVFFMGDQVTKGPIIFLVPRPVVGIQPSVLTSGGTKLPAIAPAPGFTSVVQRSSLQPAEVSRVRSHICPHEDCGKTYFKSSHLKAHMRTHTATTFKDLLTYRNNKVR
- the LOC109901874 gene encoding Krueppel-like factor 10 isoform X5, which translates into the protein MRKCMSSFVERHNNSDTVEVDELYYPGSQNHEESQCHPMAVGDMEAVEALMFMNTHWKARTSRSFKHRQFRPLTPSPDFSEDDSHLSFDPAEVCESLCITPPYSPPNFEAIHSHPAPETVQTSWCQRHNPQPAQQGLTQSQMVSQPRSQATSVIRHTADAQHCSWSICPAAPLEQRLNQPLPPQPQPSPDSINNPLADRLSGRGSKGNMTPLDSSAEPAAIQAPVTVTLPASVGKFHQPTSVSPVNCRVSPVPVYCQILPAVPIATNSHIPMVTTTMVAATSHQQQSATVGPPSVFFMGDQVTKGPIIFLVPRPVVGIQPSVLTSGGTKLPAIAPAPGFTSVVQRSSLQPAEVSRVRSHICPHEDCGKTYFKSSHLKAHMRTHTATTFKDLLTYRNNKVR